From Triticum aestivum cultivar Chinese Spring chromosome 7B, IWGSC CS RefSeq v2.1, whole genome shotgun sequence:
cgaccatctgccgtcaaagttgtcattattcttttcctcctttcttcgaataatgttgaaatcacccccacTAAGATGGGTAGTTGCTCATTACCGCAAACACGGACCAAATCAGCCAAGAAATCTGGTTTGAGTTCGGGTTGCGCAGCCCCATAGACTGCCACCAAAGCCCAATCAAAACCATCTGCTTTAGTTCTTACCCGAAACTTGACCGCAAACTCATCCAACACTACACTCCGAACCTCCAACGTTTCGCACTTAACCCCGAGTAAAACCCCACCGGATCTTCCTCAAGGTGGGAGGCAGTGCCAGTCAAAATCTACCCCCCCCCCAGATAAGGTACTAAGAAATTGTGGGGAAAAATTACCTCGTCCAGTCTCGGATAAAGCAATAAAATCTAAATGATGTTCAAGAGAAGCCTCTGCTAGAAAccgtcttttagccaagtctttaagaCCTCTGCTGTTCCAAAAGATGcctctcatatttcatcatgaaattttttggagGTACGGATCTTAGCACTTCTACGCACAGCCGACACCAGGTAAACCTTCCGTTTCCAGGTCCTCTTAGGCTTAACGCAAACATCAGAAGGTTCGGCACGCTCGGAATGAGCCTCTATGGCCAAAGACTCAACTTCAAGGTTAGTAGTATCTGGGGAGGGatactcatcctcctcctccgtctCCTGTACCACAGGGTCAAGATCAGCACACAAGCCATCAAGAACCCTAACCCCAAGCGCATCAATCTCCGACTCATTCATCGGTCTAACTGCAGCTATGTTACGAATCAAATCTAACGCTCGTTCAGCTTCCAAATCTAGCATATCGTTAACAGACTTAGAAATCTCTAGATCATTATTACCAAGAGATACTCCTAATTGGTTGGCATTTTGCACAATCTCATCATTGGTAAAATGCATAATAGAATTAGACTTGTTAACAGACATACCAGTAGAAAGCTCGACGTCCCGCAACTTGGCCGCCCTCAACGCGCACCTGAGCTACATGTCATCAACATCCGGGTGCTCCTGCAGTCTCCCGCTGACCCGTCTCCCTGCAGAGACAGGATCCAGGATCCCACCAAAAGCGATGACCTCCTCGCGAGAAGCAGCGCTAGGGAAAGAGCCTCCTGCTCGTCCCCCGGCAGTGGTGACCAGCGCCGGGGCCACCGGAGCAACATCCAAAGACGATGAGAGCTCCCAGGGCCTATCGACGGCCATCCCGCCGATGCCCGAGCCCGGTGAACTCGTCCTAGCGCGATCCAGGGAATCCGGTGCCGCAGCGACCACACCAGCCGGCCCGCCCTCCAGAGCAGCAGAAGGGGAAACGACGGCCTCTTGCGCGCCTGTTCCCCCGCAAGCCGAGGACCTCACCAAAGGGGTCACGCCGTCCCTCGGCACCGCCAGCATCAAAGACCCGGAGGGCCGAGCCTCCTGCTCGACAACTCCCCCCGCGACCACCAGCTCGGCCACCACAGCCATAGCCGAGGGAGAAACAGGAACCGAGGGCGGGACCTCCTGCCCCGCAGCACCTTCGTCCTCAACAGACCTCGACACACGCAAACTGAGCACCGGGCTCGCAGAACCAACCCTGTCACATGACAACCTCGGCGGCGCCGAGAACGCCCCAATAGAACCCAGCTGAAGATTGGTAGTCGGAACTGTGCTAGACGGGCCATCAGGGGCGGAATCAGCATTATCCGACGGCCCCGACGGTCCCATAGCCTTGTCATCATTACTCTTTGCAATATCATCCTGGTTccccgaaccccctcctccctcaGAAGTATCCATGGGATTATCATCCTCAAACTCGTTGAAAAGATCAGGATCCTCATACTCAACATCCAACTGATATAAAACACCTGCGTAAGTCCAAGGCACCACGTCTGGCAAGAACTGAATATTGGCGACACTGACCAGCAGTCGTGCCACCCCGTGAGCCCGAGTGAACTGCATATCCACCTGCTCAGTCCTACCAATCAAAGACCCCAGACTCCAGGTCACCAAGAAGCTATCCAAAGGAGCAGACGGGGCACCAGAGAAACGAACCCAAATCTGAGTTAAAGGCGTGCCCTATGGCTCTTTCTTTTTCCACTCATCGAATTCCAGCACAAAACTAGTACCTGTGACCCTGCTCATACCGAACTTGAGAATCCTCATCTGATCCTCCTTAGACGGGAAATCCACTTTATATGAGTTATCGGAGAGCTTAAGTAAGGACCACTGAAAATTACCCGGAGTGAGCTCTCTCAACTGCTGAATGATCTGTGCTTCGGTCAACGGCCCGTGAACCACCTTCACCACACCGGGGAAGGATGTTTCCACTATGGGCGCAGAAGGCTCCGCAGACGGAGACTCAAAAAACATCAACCCCGAACAACACACTCCGTAAATCTGAACGGATGGTTTTGGCCCCAACATAAGAGGACAGTCGGCCGCAGTGTGTTTAGGCTTCCGGCACAGATCACATAACTCCGCAGTACACTGAACCAAAAAGTGACCCGGTTCCCCACACCGGAAACAAGTGAGCTTCTTCTTCTTAGCCGCTGGTCCTTAGGGGATGTGCACGAATACTTCCCGGtcatcatcgacaaggtcaagccggcatCGGTTGGGGAGCAGCGACAGCGGCGCATCGGCGGCTCGTTCTAGCGGCAGTAGTGGTCGTTCGGTGTTCTCGAAATCTCGATGTTATTTGAGATGCTTTATACTTTCGATGAACTTTTATAACAGACTTGCTTATGCACACCTCTAAAGAAAGCCTAATAATATTCATGGTACGTGTAAATCGCAACaattcaaaaataataatatcCAAAGTCAATCTCTTGTCCAAATTTACCGTTCTTTGCAATGCAAACCACTCACTCTGTGCATttcaaaaccgaaccgaaaaaccataccgaaaataaactGAACCGACCGattttatggtttttatggtttctggtttcggtatggtatgaacttttcataccgatttgaactttggttttaatggtatataccgaaaaaccgaacggttaaccgaataaaccgaagtaaaaataaatttatatttcttgagatgaacaaccatacaagttgtcatttttcttgtacatgagtccAATTCACTAATAAGCATGTAAAAATTTCTTGTAATATagtcatttttctctttttaaaatgctaagcacgtccataaccatcaatAGATGAATTAATGCATGCAtctatacttatatatatagtcatatactatttATGTAAAATAGTacgtgttttgagtcataaatttgcaaattattattacgtcattttcaaattcgcgtcaactttggtttttatggtatataccgaaaccataccgaaataatttggtatataccgaaaccgaaccgtattttaatttcatataccatatttaccgaagtattaataccgtacaaaccGAAAAACCATATAAACtgaaccatgtaaaccgaataaaccaaACGCACAGGGTGACAAACCACTACAGCGTAGTGAGCGGCCCAGATCAGCCGAAGTCAGCCGGCAAGCTCCACGGGAAACCCTAGCTACTCCcggctggccgccgccgccgcgcctgccgtccacgctccacccgcgggagctcgcctcctcctccacccTCTACCTCTCGAGGCCACTCCGGACGGCCATGGCGCAGAGGGCCGCGGGCGGCCTTCTCCGGCGGTCCATCGGGCTCGCGCCGCCGTCAACCCCGAGGGCCCTGAGCACCAGCGCCACCAcgccggccgcggcggcggagggagaggcggCGGCCAAGGCGAGGAGAAACAAGAAGAAGAACCTATTCGACGTGGCGCAGTTCCGGCCGGACTGGGGCGTCGGCTACAGGGTcgccaagaccacctggcgcgacgTCTCCTACcagatcaccaagatcaatctctaCAAGGTCACCATCGCCACCATCCATAACAATCTCTGCGGAGGAGAAAATTGATCTCTTGTGTTCATTTCCGTGACTTCACTGTGGTTTCGTGATCNNNNNNNNNNNNNNNNNNNNNNNNNNNNNNNNNNNNNNNNNNNNNNNNNNNNNNNNNNNNNNNNNNNNNNNNNNNNNNNNNNNNNNNNNNNNNNNNNNNNNNNNNNNNNNNNNNNNNNNNNNNNNNNNNNNNNNNNNNNNNNNNNNNNNNNNNNNNNNNNNNNNNNNNNNNNNNNNNNNNNNNNNNNNNNNNNNNNNNNNNNNNNNNNNNNNNNNNNNNNNNNNNNNNNNNNNNNNNNNNNNNNNNNNNNNNNNNNNNNNNNNNNNNNNNNNNNNNNNNNNNNNNNNNNNNNNNNNNNNNNNNNNNNNNNNNNNNNNNNNNNNNGCAAGAGAACTGATAGAGTGTGTCGAACAGTAGAACATGAATGCCCCCCTTGGATGGAGGACTACCTCTGCTGGACATCAGTCTATGCAGTTGTGTGCACTAGGCTCTGTTTTGGTTTTGGTTGCAAGCTCTCAGATTAATTTGGTTGTGCCAGAATCTGTCTGATTTCGATAGCATTGTCAGAATGGTTTATAGTGTCCTGGCTAATTCAAGTTTGATATTTTTCATGGTGGAAAGCCTTTAGGTAAGGCATCAATATGTTTCATCGGTCAAATACTTCATGTGGATATGCAGTGTAACTAAAATTTCCTAGCAATTCATACTGTGGCGTATGGTACATTTTCTAGGACATTCGATGTCTTTATCCCAGAAAGAAAAGATAAAAGAAACACAGCACACGTAACAGTTATTTACCAGGTTTTAAAGGATGTATCCGTTGCATCACTAGGCCACGCCAAATCATTCAGTTGTTTGCTGCCCCAGTTACCCCAAGTTATTCTTCGTCTTTTTTTATGTCTGGACCAAGATAGATCATGTTTTCCCTGCTGTTTGCAAAAATCACAGCATGGTTACTGTTGTTGGTCATCAACAAAACTGTTAGGACGCATGCTTAATGTAGAAGAAACCTGGCACAACCAAGACATAACGAGTCAGAAAGCAATACTCTTGTTCTCAAATATGTTGAAACCTGGCACACGCGTAGGACTTGAAATACCTGAAGTAGCTAACCGATGTCAGGATTATGTTTGCCGGATTCCTCATTTTTGTTGATCTAACCTGTACCTGTATGTTTCTCTTGCAGGTGTGCAAGCAGCCGACGCTCCGATAAGAATCAGCGGGGTTAACACACGTGGTTGGAAGTACATAAAGGCTTCGTTGCAAGATATCCCTGGAGCAGAGCCGCCAGCCGTCACCGATGCTTAGTCAGTTACCCGGCTAGATACTCCATTTAGCAGGTGGCAAAACTGGTCCCTGCGGAAGCGTAGTGCTGAAACTATTCAGAAGGTTGGCTGATCTGCCATCTCCACCACTTCATAATTGTCCTTTGTCTCCGCAAGGGGTTAAACATAGGTGAAAGGATTTTGGCGCGGGCGTGAGGCCAGTTTGTCATGGCCTCCACGCTTTGTTGTTGAAGCTGAAGATGGTGTAGGGTCAAAAAAAAATTCTTTTTTGCAATACCTCGTTTGCATCAGAAGCAAGTGCTTCCCCAACGATGTCAATCATGAGGAGGCTCTCGTCATCCACGTCGAGGACATGGCGTCCCTGCAATGCTGCAGCTCGCTTGGAGTCGAGTGACAAGTAGGCTGATTAGATTCAAATTATGATCATCATTGTCTTGACATTTCTTAGGTGGCGTGGATCCCCTGTAATCAAAGTTACGCAATTGCTTTGTTAGGCTCTTTCAACAGGGTAGTACttcctttgtaaactaatataagagcgtttagatcactactttagggttctaaatgctcttatattagtttacggatggggtatttactactccctctgtcccataatgtaagacgcttttcGATACTAGTATAGTGTCgaaaagcgtcttacattatgagactaAATCTGAGAAAAGTTTGAGAACTAAACCTTACCTCAACCAAACCTGCACGAATAGACGTGGCAACCCAAACCAAACTAAACTCAGTGTATATTTATGTCAGCCCAACCATAACCAAACCAACTTGACTTTCCACCCAAATCGAACTGAAACCGAGTGCTTACCTGTAGTTGAAGCCAGTTTCTGAAATGGTTTGAAGACCATTCGAGTAGTAATAATAACCATCGTCCTATGGCACGCCCCCGCCTCTGCTTCAACTCCtgatcgccgccgcctcctcctcctcgcacccCTGCCTCCGCTCCCTCGTCACTCCCTCGCGCTCGCGCAACGtgtgcccgccgccgccggcccgctctaTTGCACACGCTCTGCTCCGCGCTCCGCCACGCCTTCACGGCCGGGTCCCTACACATGCTCGTCACGAGGTCCGGGTGGCTCGGCAGTGCCTTCGTGTCCTGCACGCTCGCCGCGTGCAGTTCCTGGACGCCTGCAGGCTGTTCGACGAAAGCTCCATCAGGAGTGGCGTCTTCGAGGACACCGTTCTCGCTGCCGACGTGGGCGCAGGGAAGTGGACTCCGGCTCTGGAGTTCGCGAGGAGGTTTCGGGAGTTTGGGCTACCGGCTGATGGGTACACGATGACGGCTGTGGCGAGGGCCTGCGGAGAGACGGCAAATGCCGGTCTGGGCGGCGGGCGGCTGTGGAGGCCAGTCTGACGAGCGGCACAACGACAACGATTGCAGAGGCGGGGCCGAGGAACCGCACGTGAGCGGCGCTTGACGTGGAGGCCAGTCCGCCAAGCCGCGCGTGACGATGGTGGCCACGGAGGCAGGTCCAGAGAGCCGCGCACGAGCGGCGCTCGACGGCAGCGGCCGCAGAGGCAGGTCCAGAGAGCTGCACGTGAGCGGCGCTCGATGACAATGGCCGTGGAGGCCACTCCGGCAAGCCGCGCGCGACGGTAACTCCTGCGAAGGCGGGGCGAGCGACCTACTCCGGCGCTGACACGCCAAGCGCGAGCGGCAGCTGCTGTGGTCCGACGGGTTGAGAAGAATGAGCTCGAGAATTACGAGCAGAACCAATATCAACAACCGGGCATGAACTGCGGGTCTAAACTTTTGGAGCTGGACCTGTTCAGGCCTATAACCGACCATACCCAACCATTTGCTATAAGAAACCAAACTGAACCAAACTCTTTTCAGAGTCAACCTATTACACCTGAACCAAACGAACCCGTTAGCAGAAACCAAACCAACACACCCGGTTAATCCAAAACTATTCTCAGATTtatatgagacggagggagtaacgtCTATCTATTTCTTCATGCACTGTAGAGTGATGATTGTGATGCACAAGTGATGATTACCATTTGCCTGGTTTACCATGACCAGATATTGTCCATGAAAATATATTGACAGTTTACACAGCTCATGTGGGTTTTGGCAAAGAAAAGAAAACGTCATTCTGACTCTGAAAACGCTGCCACAACCGAATTCAGTCAGAGGCCTGAGCCGCATATAACTCTGAACCTCGCTCAGTAAACAGAATTCATCACCAGGGAGTGGCGAGGTTAGCTACCGCCAGAACATATAATTCTGGAGCACGCTGCCATGGCCCATGGATGATCACCACTGACACTGAGACAACAAGAGGCCCATTCCAGAGCACGTGAAATTTAGCCTGTTTCTGGACAGCCTCTGCCTGTGCTGGACTGGGAGCAGAGCAGCTACCTACAGCTTCCCTTCCATCCTCATTCTTACCTCTGTTACTGCCGCGCCGCAGCGTTCTTTTAACGGCCGGCCAGCTTCTCCTTTGCTGCCCATGCAAATAGATAGAAGGCCAGAGCGGCACACTGTAGCGGCGGCCAGCCTGCTGCCCTCGGCCGAGCCGCAGTCTCCCAGTAAATTCGATCAGAGGCTCCGTCCGTCAGGGCATCCCTGCTCGAGATAACGTGCGTAGGTACGTTCACCAGTCCGCGGTCATTTTCCCTCGCGAAAAATTGGAACGGGGACGGATTTCGGAACAGGGTTTTGCAACCTGGTTCCACTTCTCTCTTTCCCTCGCTGAATTAACACCTGACATGTCACAAAAGATCAACCATAACCCATTTTAAATGAACTATTATCCATGTCATGCCATGTCTTTTTAATTTTGTTGAGCTCTGGGTTGCATTTAGAATTGAAATTTTGTGTGTATATAGTCaaatatttttcataatttttggtaacTATTAGCGTGTTTTTAAAATATTACTATTACTACTACGTACTGACTGCACAGGAACTCTGGATGCACATGATATATTCTCCCTTACATCTAGGGTCCGGGGGTAAACCTATTTGCGGACCGATTGTTGGACCATAGGATCTCGCAACATCCGGACGAAGGGAGGAGAAGGTGTGGACAACTTAAGTGCGCTCAGGTTGTGCTTGTTTGGGCCGTAGCTTTCACAAGCCGCAGCTGCAACGGCTCAAACCTTTAGATAGAATCAAATCGTATTTTATCATTTTATGTTTTGAAACAGGAATATGAAAGAAAATAAATGAAAGAGTGAATCAAATTCTGTGACAGCTCAAGAAACCATGAGTACTTTTTTGAAAGAAGCAATGGCATGACATATGCGCACCACCATATCCAATTTACACAACGAGAAAATGACAGCTTCTTCCGTCAGTTGATTAAAGACGATCTTAGTTTGGCGTCATTTATGTCGAATTGTGTCTTTTACGTCTACTGACACGTAGGTGTTGAGAAAGACATatttgtattggtactgtaattTTCAAACAAAAGATAGTACTACAAAGACATCCCCCATTCTGCACCTGCGCCTGCACCAGGAGGGGCACTGAAAGAGAAAACTCCCGAATCATGGGAAGGAGTTGAGGTTTTGCCTGCTTTTGCACGCGCTCTGCTGCTACCGGCGTCTGTGCCTGCCCCGGCAAGCACTGGGAAGAGCAGCTTCTCCTCCTCCTACGTATTTCTTACCACTGTTACTGCCCCACAGCAGCTGTCAGTTTCTTCCAACGCCCCCCGTCGGCTTTGCCATTTTGCCGCCCAATGAATGCCTCTGCTGAGCCGCGGCACCCCCAGTAAATTCCAGCAGAATCAGACAGTCGCTGCTCAGGATAATGTAGTACTACGTTAGTACCTGGTCCCTACCCATTTACCCTCCCAGAATTTGGAACATGAACAGAGTTCAGACCGAATTCAGAAACCAGGTCCCATTTCTTTTTCCCTCGCAGAATTTGGAACCAGAACACAACAGAGCTCAGAACAAATTCGGAAACCTGGCCCCGGTTTTTCTTTCCCTCGCAGAATTTGGAAGCAGAACGAAACAAGCAATCAATCGAGCAGCAGGACAGCTGAAACAAAACTCTGAAGAATGGTTTATTACAGCGCAGACCACACGCCCGGCCCCCACCGATCGAAACCAGCCCCCACACCCCGTTTCCCGCCATCTCCGAGCCCGCGCGCGCGCACGATTGCGCGCCAAACCGAGCTCGATCGGGAGCTGTTATTAACACCGCTTCACCCGCGCAGCGTGACCGCGatacctcctctcctctccccccaCAAACCCAACTGCACACCCTGACATGGCGGCTGACCCGCCATTACTAGCTAGCGAGCTGCCACGCACACGTGAGCTGAGGTCTGGCGGCACGCGTGCGCGCGTCTTTATCGGACTGGCTCCGAGGCGGTGCACCTGAGGCGGCGGGACTCGTCGCGGCGGTGGGAGACGAGCTTGGCGGCGTCGCGCCACCACACCACCTCGCGCTCCCGCTCCTGGAGCCGCCGCTgcgcgccgtccagcgccgcctccaGCTCCACGATGCGGTCCTGCTGCCGCCGCTGCAGCAGCTCGTGCAGCCGCCGCTCCAGCGCGCGCGCCGACACGCCGCCGTGCGGGGGGCTCCTGCCGCGGTCCACCACCTCGCCaccgtcgtcgtcatcgtcctcctcctcctcgtcctcttcgtagtcctcctcgggctgatcctcttcctcctcgtcctcctcgtcggcgTTCACTTGCGCCGCGTTGTCGACGACGCAGCTCCTCGACGTCGCGTCGACGGACACGTGCACGCTCCTCGTCGTCTTCACCTGCAGCGGCGGCAGCTGCCAAAAAAAGAAGACGCGTGCATCATCAGCAACCGCGCGCGGGATGCAGCGtgctgtgcatgcatgcatgcatggagtaCGTGCTACTCAAGATATGCAGTGTGGTACACTCGATCGTACGTGCGTACGTACCTCGAGCCCTCGCATGGGCGCGTGCATGGCGCGATGCTGCGTCTGCATGCGGCTGAGCTCGAtctggagctcggcctccatctTGTTATGGTCCATCGCGACGACGGCGGCCGAAAGCTGGCGGCGATCTGCGGTCCGGGCGCCGGAGCAGTTGTCGGACAGGGCGTCCTCGGCGCGGGCGATGGGGTCCTTGATCACGGTGGATTcctgggaggaggaggacgacgcggCCGGAGCATAAGCAGGAGCAGAGCCGCCTTGCTTCTCCTTCCCGACGGTCCCGTGCCTGATCTCCGACACGAGCGTCTCCATCTGCGCGCGGAGCTCCACCATCTTGTTCAGCTCCACCGCGCTCTTGGAGAGCAGCAGCACCAGGCTCGCGCCCAGCCCAAGGTTCATCGACATGACCTCCTCCTCCGGCTTCTTCCTCCCTGCATGCATGCAAGTCCATCTATCATCCACAAATTGCgatcaacatcaacatcatcatctaaTCGCTACGAGTTGTAGACGACCTGTGCGGTCGCATTGCGAGAGTTGGCAATTACCTAGAGAGCTCCGGGGCGTGTCCATGGGCAGCTCAGGCGCACGCTGCACGACCTTCACCCTGGTGGAGCCGACGTCGTCCGCCGACTGCTCGGAGGCGGCGCCGTCGTCCTTCCTCTCCTCCCTGATACTTTCGCCGACGGAGGAGCTGCTACTACCATACCGTCGCGGCAGCCTGACCCGGCACCCGAACGACCCTCCTCCGTTCCCGCCGTTATGATCGCCGCCGCGCAACAGGATGCGCGACAGCAGCGACCGCGGCGACTGCTGGCAGTCCGCCCCGCCGGTCCCGCCACCGGTCCTCGCAAGCAACGCTCGGATAGACGCCGGCGACGAAGACGATATCGCCGCCGACgccaggcgcggcggcggaggcagaggcagaggagccgtctcctccaccgccgccactcCACGTCCACGACCACCATCTCTAACTAAACGGGCCATCGATCGTTAGCTCGTCACCCCAATAACCAGCTTGCTTCCCCTAGATGGAAGGTGGGTGCGCGCCGCGGGAGATGGATAATTCGAATTGTTCGCGGTCGATCGATGCACGATGCACGGCGACGCCCGGTATTTATAGGCGGCGCTAGGACAAGGAACAGAGCACATCCGAACACGGAGCACCCGGCGGCTGGTTGCGCGGCAAGTTTCAATCCCAGAACACATTCAAAAATAGCCACGATTAAATGCAGCCCGGCCGGATCGAGCCAATGAATCGGCTTTGGAAGCTAGCTGGGGCGCCATTAATCGTGGCAACGGGGAGCTAAACTAATGGCGATGGATGGACCCGGTACGTGGAGGTACCTTAACTGAAAGCGCAGGCGGGGAATTGAGTGCGGGGGCGGGCAGCCCATGCGCGTCGCCGGGGCCGCAGTGAAGGCGGCGGAGGCGGTACAGATACAGGTACGAGAGCATGCACTGACGCCGGCGACTGTGGCGCGCTTCCATTTTCACCTTTTGTTTTTGAAATGGAAGCTGTGATTCTGTGAATTACTGACGCGCCGTGCAGCGGCAGAGCGCGTGTGCGTGCGCCGGGCAGAGCAGGGCAGGGCAGGCCGGCGTGACAGCTGCTGAATTGGGGGGAAGAAGGGAATTTTCGGCCTGAGGCGCGTGCAGCTCTGCGGGAATAGTGGGAGTACTACCATGGCAGTGCAGTGCGCTGCTGCCATAGCTTGCAGCTTTGCAGGCTTGCAGCGCCTTGGAAAAGGAAGCTGGCAGGGAGCTGCCGGAGTAGCATTTCTGGCCTGGCACTATGTCCGCAGAGCCGTTGGATCGGGGATCCGACGGACCAGATTGGCACGGCTAGATTAGAGGAAGGCATTGCAGGGGCTCCGATCAGACAGGGCAGGTTATCAACTTGCAGTAACACATGGAAGCTTTGTGTAAGATGCAAAGAAGAACAAAGCCATTGCTCATGCAAGGTACTAGTACTACATAACTGTAGAGGAAATTATTCAAGCGGTAATTTGTGCTCAGATCAGTAAAATGGAATTAACCATGCGGTAATCTGTGCTCAAACTAATCAGGAGACGACCAGCCGTGGAGCGTGTACCTTCGGCCATTTCAAAAGCCTAATTACTACGCAGTAGCAAAGTTGTAGACTCGTAGTAGTACTTATCCCGGGGAGTGATCACCCATGTGAAAAATTCAAAAACCGGATCTATCCACGACGGCAAGCCGTGAACGGTACAGCTCCGATCGGACGGGGAAAGGGAGGTAGCGGTTGTTGACCGCTCCATTTCAAATTTCCCCCCGGTTCCGTTCCACGGCCGAGTCAGAAGCAACGCCGTAATGCCGTAGTACCCACGTATCGATCAACTTGATGCTGCACACACGAACGAGCGACGCACGGTAATAAGTGCGCAACTCCTGTTGTTAATTAAATCATCACGGTAACACGTACGTAAGGCTTTCCCgagatgtgcgttcagtgggagaagATGTTCCCATTGCCTATGAAGATGACTGTGacaacttcgtcaatctcaagacgGTGTGCCGTCTCAACCTCTTGAATGCACTAATAGGGTAGGCGTGTGCGTGCATGCGTTTATAATAGTGTGTGTATATCTTCACGAGTATATTTGTATGTATGAGTGTCTGCAGATGCGGCTGCGGCGGTGGTCTTGCAGAGACCAGTCCTTGTTGTGCTTGACCATCTCGATGAGGCGGGGGAGATGGCATTTGCTCGTGTCCGCCATGTTCTTTGACCAGCCCAGGGCCCAGGCCGTTGCCAGCTCCAGGTCCGCGGGGATTTGTGGTGGTGGGATGTCGGAGTCCGTGAACTCCGCCGGGTGCGCGGCGTTGCGCCTGTCCCCTCGTCGCCTCTCCATGTTCGTGCAGTCTAGTGTCGTCATGGCGCTCCGGGCAGACGAGCTGTCGGCGCCGCTGCCTCCATAGTCACCGTCGAGGTAATACAGAATACTCCTCCTCCACGCGTCGAGGAGGCGGTGAGAGCCGCTCCTCTTTGACACGGCACGGAGGCGGCTACAACCGCTCCTGCTTGACGCGATGGGGAGGTGGTGACACCCGCTCTCTTTGAAGTACTGTCCAATTAATTTGGACTCCGCGGTTAcgtaggggaggggagggaggaggcTCCAACTTGACAGCGCGGAGAAGCATCTCTGGTGGCACCGCGGAACCGTGGTCATGGAGGAGCGAGCGACATCTGCTCCCCATACTCGGCGTCCCTCAGCGCATACATTGCATCCTGTGAGAGGACGTGCGTCTGCGGCTGGTCCTCGTTGTCAGACGAGATAATGATCTCTTCTTTCATGGAGGAGAAGTTCTACGAGGAGCAAGACGGCCCCGTGTACGAGGGCGGCATCACCAGTGTCCATGCATGTTCAATGCCAGAGACGCGTTACTGCACGAGACGAGGCGGATATCTACCACACCCGTTTAATTCCCCGCCCGCCCGTATGCTGCCATTAA
This genomic window contains:
- the LOC123159426 gene encoding transcription initiation factor TFIID subunit 7, encoding MARLVRDGGRGRGVAAVEETAPLPLPPPPRLASAAISSSSPASIRALLARTGGGTGGADCQQSPRSLLSRILLRGGDHNGGNGGGSFGCRVRLPRRYGSSSSSVGESIREERKDDGAASEQSADDVGSTRVKVVQRAPELPMDTPRSSLGRKKPEEEVMSMNLGLGASLVLLLSKSAVELNKMVELRAQMETLVSEIRHGTVGKEKQGGSAPAYAPAASSSSSQESTVIKDPIARAEDALSDNCSGARTADRRQLSAAVVAMDHNKMEAELQIELSRMQTQHRAMHAPMRGLELPPLQVKTTRSVHVSVDATSRSCVVDNAAQVNADEEDEEEEDQPEEDYEEDEEEEDDDDDGGEVVDRGRSPPHGGVSARALERRLHELLQRRQQDRIVELEAALDGAQRRLQEREREVVWWRDAAKLVSHRRDESRRLRCTASEPVR